The following are encoded together in the Humulus lupulus chromosome 5, drHumLupu1.1, whole genome shotgun sequence genome:
- the LOC133834641 gene encoding uncharacterized protein LOC133834641 produces MMESDKFPLAPPHNYVRSDQEVSQAARELRRKKRRKRIQSIASFVVLLIVVVSVYAVVVTRFKTPKFRLRAASITSFEISNNTNNNSSKPSINVGLNAQFTVKNRNFARFIYESGSVVFAYRGFPLGRAFIDGARVRARTTKKVDAVVVLNSAGMDSQAESELGRDIGAGVVSLTSYSELEGMIQVVRVLKKKKSPKLNCTMDIEIPTRTIQNLKCI; encoded by the coding sequence ATGATGGAATCAGATAAGTTCCCCTTAGCTCCGCCCCACAACTACGTCCGAAGCGATCAGGAAGTGTCACAGGCGGCGCGGGAGCTCCGCCGTAAGAAGCGGCGGAAACGGATACAGTCCATCGCATCCTTTGTCGTTTTACTAATCGTTGTCGTTTCGGTGTATGCTGTTGTCGTTACTCGCTTCAAAACACCCAAATTCAGACTTAGAGCAGCCTCGATCACGAGCTTCGAAATCAGCAACAATACAAACAATAACTCGTCAAAGCCTTCGATTAACGTGGGATTGAACGCTCAATTCACTGTCAAGAACAGAAACTTTGCTCGTTTTATATACGAGTCCGGCTCTGTTGTCTTTGCGTATAGAGGGTTCCCGCTTGGCCGGGCCTTCATCGATGGTGCCCGAGTCAGAGCACGGACTACCAAGAAAGTCGACGCCGTTGTGGTGCTGAATTCGGCTGGCATGGATAGCCAAGCCGAGTCAGAGCTCGGAAGGGATATTGGAGCCGGAGTCGTGTCGTTGACCAGCTACTCTGAGTTAGAAGGAATGATTCAAGTTGTTAGGGTTCTTAAAAAGAAGAAGTCGCCTAAGCTGAATTGTACCATGGATATTGAGATCCCAACTAGAACGATCCAAAATTTGAAATGTATTTGA